Proteins co-encoded in one Nonlabens agnitus genomic window:
- a CDS encoding MBL fold metallo-hydrolase yields the protein MKILNTILVTVILSSTLATAQIDPATVTIKTTEVVDNVYMLEGRGGNIMIVVSDDETLMVDSQFAPLSEKIKATIDSISSNDITYLVNTHHHGDHTGGNENFNTAETTIVAQANVLKRLQEADKATGYLPELTLDEEIKLKMPEDDNIMVVHVHNAHTDGDSFIYFVDKNVVHMGDVFFKDKYPYIDLNSGGSIDGYIAAQQMILQTINEDTHIIPGHGELSKIQDLKNSINMLKDLRKAIQLAESRNQTREQIMTNTEITKRYDDLGYGDGFINSERIKATIYDSLKNPNTDN from the coding sequence ATGAAAATCCTCAACACAATACTGGTCACTGTAATACTCTCAAGCACGCTTGCAACAGCTCAAATAGATCCTGCAACAGTGACCATCAAAACCACTGAAGTCGTTGACAACGTCTATATGCTGGAAGGTCGTGGCGGTAATATTATGATTGTCGTATCAGACGACGAGACACTCATGGTGGATAGCCAGTTTGCGCCGTTGAGTGAGAAAATCAAAGCTACTATTGACTCGATTAGTTCTAACGATATTACCTATCTGGTCAACACACATCACCACGGTGACCATACTGGCGGCAATGAAAATTTCAATACAGCAGAAACTACCATCGTCGCACAAGCCAACGTACTAAAAAGGTTACAGGAAGCCGATAAGGCTACAGGCTACTTACCTGAACTTACCCTTGATGAAGAAATCAAACTCAAAATGCCAGAGGATGACAACATCATGGTGGTTCACGTGCACAATGCGCACACAGACGGCGATAGCTTTATCTATTTTGTAGATAAAAACGTAGTACACATGGGCGATGTGTTTTTTAAGGATAAGTATCCTTATATTGATTTGAACTCTGGCGGATCCATCGACGGCTACATTGCCGCCCAACAAATGATACTGCAAACCATTAATGAAGATACGCACATCATACCTGGTCATGGAGAACTTTCAAAGATTCAAGATCTCAAAAACAGCATCAACATGTTGAAGGATTTGCGTAAAGCCATCCAGCTTGCCGAGAGCCGCAACCAGACTAGAGAACAGATCATGACCAATACTGAAATCACTAAGCGTTATGATGATCTAGGATACGGCGATGGCTTTATCAATAGCGAGCGTATCAAGGCCACCATTTATGATAGCCTCAAAAATCCCAATACCGATAATTAA